A window of the Spirochaetota bacterium genome harbors these coding sequences:
- a CDS encoding SAM-dependent methyltransferase, translating into MDCTIHSIGTVINDRNDLSDDFWGGIVSEIRLDPAFPESALEGIDAFSHVEIIYLFHKAVSDTPMTGADHPRENPRWPATGIFAQRKKNRPNFIGTAMATLIRKEGTSIFVRDLDAINGTPVIDIKPVMKEFLPRGPVAQPTWADELTENYWKEPRTRQTVPIILDDLIDAIDDHCDFAHYYLDRETGEIIFQSERESEDEFGDVEVAPDFCREEYCGDRFIPIEPMESRRGHEIMEDFIAKLPEGRAAADLSRSIALRKPFRRFKDALHNYPDVEKQWYACNREKIRSIAEEWLSYYSINYEFISYKDLMKRHERSDM; encoded by the coding sequence ATGGACTGCACCATACATTCGATCGGAACGGTGATTAATGATAGGAACGATCTATCCGATGATTTCTGGGGGGGCATCGTCTCTGAAATTCGGCTGGACCCGGCCTTTCCTGAAAGCGCCCTCGAGGGAATCGACGCTTTCTCTCATGTCGAAATCATCTATCTTTTCCATAAAGCCGTCAGCGATACGCCGATGACCGGCGCTGACCACCCCCGGGAAAATCCCCGGTGGCCCGCTACGGGCATCTTCGCGCAGCGAAAAAAAAACAGGCCCAACTTCATCGGCACCGCCATGGCCACGCTCATCCGGAAAGAAGGGACCAGCATCTTCGTCAGGGACCTCGACGCCATAAACGGAACGCCGGTCATAGACATCAAGCCGGTCATGAAGGAATTTCTGCCCCGTGGGCCGGTGGCGCAGCCGACCTGGGCCGATGAGCTGACGGAAAACTACTGGAAGGAGCCGCGGACCCGGCAAACGGTTCCCATCATCCTGGACGATCTCATTGACGCCATTGATGACCATTGCGACTTCGCCCATTACTACCTGGACCGTGAAACCGGGGAGATCATCTTCCAGTCGGAGCGCGAATCCGAGGATGAATTTGGAGATGTTGAAGTTGCCCCGGATTTTTGTCGGGAAGAATACTGCGGGGACCGCTTCATACCCATCGAGCCGATGGAATCGCGGCGCGGCCATGAAATCATGGAGGACTTTATCGCCAAGCTGCCTGAAGGCCGGGCTGCAGCGGACCTCTCCCGGTCCATAGCCTTGCGGAAGCCCTTCAGGCGCTTTAAAGACGCCCTCCACAATTATCCGGACGTGGAAAAGCAATGGTACGCATGTAACCGCGAAAAGATACGGTCTATCGCCGAGGAATGGCTCAGTTATTACTCCATAAATTATGAATTCATCTCATACAAAGACCTGATGAAACGACATGAACGATCAGATATGTAA
- a CDS encoding aromatic amino acid lyase has protein sequence MNTQRTEITIDGHALTLREILGVAKGSLGVRISSSPDFARTIKRSQEVLEAALDKGTPVYGVNTGYGKSCGKRMAVEVAIRNGSNLIRFHGCGTGDFLGIEEIRAAMVTRILCFTRGYSGTSMELIVQLAEFLNRGITPLVPCEGSVGASGDLTPLSYIAAALAGEGEVYFRDTRMKASEALSQAGLTPYAFKPKEPLAMMNGTSIMTGISALVIDRAQRILNASICATALSIHALMGNAHHYDPVIARAKPHPGQDHVARSIAHLLQTDEDQEELAAKTLESLQDPYSLRCSPQILGVLFDALDWITRWVEIEANSANDNPLFDPEAGTVLMGGNFYGGHIVFAMDSLKSAIASAADMSDRQVGLMVNPHVNRGLPADLVGAPRDEAMYNHGFKAMSISSSALTAEALKATMPASSFSRSTESHNQDKVSMGTIGARDAARVCELTERVVAIHMLAAAQACDIRGNIRTRPRLAAILENIRSIAGPVINDRPMDGDIAAIASSISRGELFNPARDS, from the coding sequence ATGAACACGCAAAGAACTGAAATCACCATAGACGGTCACGCCCTGACACTGCGAGAAATACTCGGTGTGGCCAAGGGGAGTCTCGGGGTTCGGATCAGCTCCAGTCCCGACTTCGCCCGAACGATCAAACGCTCCCAGGAGGTGCTCGAAGCGGCCCTTGACAAGGGAACACCGGTGTACGGCGTCAATACCGGCTATGGAAAATCCTGCGGCAAGCGCATGGCCGTGGAAGTGGCCATCCGGAACGGCTCCAACCTGATCAGGTTTCATGGCTGCGGGACCGGGGATTTTCTCGGCATCGAGGAAATCCGGGCCGCCATGGTGACGCGGATCCTCTGCTTTACCCGTGGATACTCGGGAACCTCCATGGAGCTGATTGTCCAGCTGGCCGAATTTCTGAACCGCGGCATCACGCCCCTGGTGCCCTGCGAGGGATCGGTGGGCGCCTCTGGAGACCTTACTCCCCTTTCGTACATTGCCGCCGCCCTTGCCGGAGAAGGCGAGGTCTACTTCCGCGATACCAGAATGAAGGCCTCGGAGGCCCTCAGCCAGGCCGGTCTGACACCCTACGCATTCAAGCCCAAAGAGCCCCTGGCAATGATGAACGGCACCTCGATCATGACGGGAATCTCGGCCCTGGTCATCGATCGGGCCCAGAGGATACTGAACGCCTCTATCTGCGCCACGGCGCTTTCCATCCACGCCCTCATGGGCAATGCCCATCACTATGACCCGGTCATAGCCAGGGCAAAGCCCCATCCCGGCCAGGACCATGTGGCCCGGTCCATCGCGCATCTGCTGCAAACCGACGAGGACCAGGAAGAGCTGGCGGCCAAGACCCTGGAGTCGCTCCAGGATCCCTACTCGCTCCGCTGCTCCCCGCAGATTCTGGGGGTACTCTTCGACGCCCTAGACTGGATCACCCGCTGGGTGGAGATCGAGGCGAACAGCGCCAACGACAATCCCCTCTTCGATCCGGAGGCGGGGACCGTGCTCATGGGAGGCAATTTCTACGGCGGCCACATCGTCTTCGCCATGGACTCGCTGAAATCAGCCATAGCTTCCGCCGCCGACATGTCGGACCGCCAGGTGGGCCTCATGGTGAACCCCCACGTGAACCGCGGCCTCCCGGCGGACCTGGTGGGAGCGCCCCGGGACGAGGCGATGTACAACCACGGATTCAAGGCCATGTCCATATCCTCATCGGCCCTCACGGCCGAGGCCCTCAAGGCGACCATGCCAGCCTCCTCCTTCTCGCGCTCCACGGAGTCCCACAACCAGGACAAGGTGAGCATGGGCACCATCGGCGCCCGGGATGCGGCGCGCGTCTGCGAGCTGACCGAGCGGGTCGTCGCCATCCATATGCTGGCGGCGGCCCAGGCCTGCGACATCCGTGGCAACATCCGGACCCGGCCGCGGCTGGCGGCGATCCTGGAAAATATACGGTCCATAGCCGGTCCCGTCATCAACGACCGGCCCATGGACGGCGATATCGCCGCCATTGCATCGTCCATCTCCAGGGGGGAGCTGTTTAACCCGGCCAGAGACTCGTAA
- a CDS encoding HAD family hydrolase: MTFLRSKHLLIFDCDGVLIDSHDANLNFFNSCLKQGGYPPLGKEDQEKVVYMSTRQLMFELFPDPAEAERLFRISQETDYTPFLPDVHPLFDFPAVFGALRKNFHLAMATNRGRSLDRLFRFFKLDAWFEFRVSTVDAEPKPHPEMLLKCLDYFGVEKTGALYLGDTDSDRAAALNAGIDYLWVGGDNTPGIKSVEDLLLHI, from the coding sequence ATGACATTTTTAAGGTCCAAACATCTTTTAATCTTCGATTGCGACGGCGTCCTTATCGACTCCCATGACGCAAACCTGAATTTTTTCAACAGCTGCCTCAAGCAGGGGGGGTATCCGCCCCTCGGGAAAGAAGATCAGGAAAAGGTCGTGTATATGTCGACGCGTCAGCTCATGTTCGAGCTCTTCCCGGACCCGGCCGAGGCCGAGAGGCTTTTCCGCATCAGCCAGGAGACGGATTACACGCCTTTTTTGCCCGACGTCCATCCCCTCTTTGATTTTCCCGCGGTTTTCGGCGCCCTGCGCAAGAATTTTCATCTCGCCATGGCCACGAACCGCGGGAGGTCCCTGGACAGGCTCTTCCGGTTTTTCAAGCTTGACGCCTGGTTCGAATTCCGCGTCTCCACGGTCGACGCGGAGCCGAAGCCCCATCCGGAAATGCTCCTGAAATGCCTTGACTATTTCGGCGTGGAAAAAACAGGGGCCCTCTACCTGGGGGACACGGACTCCGACCGGGCAGCGGCGTTAAATGCCGGGATCGACTATCTATGGGTGGGAGGCGATAACACACCCGGCATCAAGTCCGTCGAGGATCTTCTTCTCCATATCTGA